In bacterium, the following proteins share a genomic window:
- a CDS encoding TatD family deoxyribonuclease → MFIDTHAHLDHELFDEDRDAMIRRALDGGVEKIITIGTDPESWRRAIRLSEEYEQVYAVIGPHPTDGLQFEDSMIDVISKMAVHEKVVGIGEIGLDYYWKETPPHIQHEVFKKMIRLACELDLPMVIHNREADSDLLRIVKEEKDNHHLNNLRGIMHCFSGDESMLRESLDLNFYISFAGNVTYKKSHLPELVSMVPDNRLLIETDAPYLTPAPFRGKRNEPGYVKFTVKKISEILNKDEEIVARQTCLNACAIFGLV, encoded by the coding sequence ATGTTCATTGATACGCATGCTCATCTCGATCATGAGCTATTTGACGAAGATCGCGATGCGATGATCCGGCGCGCATTGGACGGCGGCGTGGAAAAGATCATTACAATTGGTACGGATCCGGAATCGTGGCGGCGTGCCATTCGCTTATCGGAGGAGTATGAACAAGTTTATGCCGTTATCGGACCGCATCCGACGGACGGTTTACAATTCGAGGATTCAATGATCGATGTGATTAGCAAAATGGCCGTGCATGAAAAAGTTGTAGGTATCGGCGAGATCGGATTGGATTATTACTGGAAAGAGACTCCGCCACACATACAGCATGAAGTATTTAAGAAAATGATACGGCTGGCATGCGAACTCGATCTGCCGATGGTTATTCACAATCGTGAAGCCGATTCGGATCTGTTACGCATCGTAAAGGAAGAAAAAGACAACCATCATCTGAATAATCTGCGCGGTATTATGCATTGTTTTTCCGGCGACGAGTCTATGCTCAGAGAGTCATTAGATTTGAATTTTTATATATCCTTTGCCGGGAATGTAACCTATAAGAAGTCCCATCTGCCCGAATTGGTGTCTATGGTTCCGGATAATAGGTTATTGATCGAAACCGATGCGCCTTATTTGACGCCGGCGCCGTTTCGCGGCAAACGCAATGAACCCGGATACGTAAAATTTACAGTAAAAAAAATTTCAGAAATTCTTAATAAAGACGAGGAAATAGTAGCACGGCAAACGTGTCTTAACGCTTGCGCAATTTTTGGATTAGTGTGA
- a CDS encoding TolC family protein — protein MKIGLFLITFVFSSFSVCAQDVVEKTITIDNMDTLTLDECVKIALENQPALGASQGAIITAESEYTQVLSSRFPQIQLEAGAHLTNSPLQSGSVFGPDQTLETTKKWNFIPSVRMTMKQPIYDFGRTEKALDSKRKLIKASEMALESTEEDVILNVHTAYYNYVLAKQIVRINEDRVKQSNKHLERAKGFFSVGKIAESEVSKAELEVANSELQLIDAKGKARLAKVSLNSAMGITEIDDDPTDYVTTYDVTYEPFHANLKDAINNALESRKEVKVSELKIQAWRSALSAAKSQYFPIISASGGTAPYIIQTVNNDGLTTDKFKLGWNVGLNFAFPIFQGLTVRADIAESLGGIRSATSQSNVTKQRIVQDVQEKFFGAKVAEERYKASEKIIIQSEKNLKLAEGRFDTGVGSAIEVTDANFSLANAKIDRTTALYNYQIELSRFQRSTGTIKK, from the coding sequence ATGAAAATCGGTTTGTTCTTAATAACGTTCGTTTTTTCATCGTTTAGTGTTTGTGCGCAGGATGTCGTGGAAAAAACCATAACGATTGATAACATGGACACCTTGACGCTGGACGAATGCGTGAAGATCGCGTTGGAAAATCAGCCCGCGCTCGGCGCATCGCAGGGAGCGATCATAACGGCGGAATCTGAATATACACAGGTTTTGTCCTCGCGTTTTCCTCAAATTCAATTAGAAGCGGGTGCCCACCTGACGAATTCGCCTCTGCAGTCAGGAAGTGTTTTTGGGCCCGATCAAACACTTGAGACGACAAAGAAATGGAATTTTATCCCGAGCGTGCGCATGACCATGAAGCAACCGATCTATGATTTTGGAAGAACAGAAAAAGCGTTGGATTCAAAAAGAAAACTTATCAAAGCGTCGGAAATGGCATTGGAATCCACCGAGGAAGACGTTATATTAAACGTGCATACGGCCTACTACAATTATGTTTTGGCGAAGCAGATTGTCCGCATCAATGAAGACCGGGTCAAGCAATCCAATAAACATCTCGAACGCGCCAAAGGGTTTTTTTCTGTCGGAAAAATTGCCGAATCTGAAGTTTCCAAAGCGGAACTGGAAGTGGCAAACTCGGAATTGCAATTGATCGATGCGAAGGGTAAAGCGCGGTTAGCGAAAGTATCATTGAATAGCGCGATGGGTATTACCGAAATCGATGACGATCCGACCGATTATGTAACGACGTATGACGTTACTTACGAACCATTTCATGCCAATTTGAAAGATGCTATCAATAATGCACTGGAATCCCGAAAAGAGGTGAAAGTATCCGAACTGAAAATTCAAGCATGGCGTTCGGCGCTGAGCGCAGCCAAAAGTCAGTATTTTCCAATTATTAGCGCTTCAGGCGGGACAGCACCTTACATCATTCAGACCGTTAACAATGACGGGCTGACCACTGACAAATTCAAATTGGGTTGGAATGTCGGGTTGAATTTTGCATTTCCGATTTTCCAGGGCTTGACCGTTCGGGCGGATATTGCAGAGTCGCTCGGAGGCATTCGTAGCGCTACTTCGCAATCGAATGTGACCAAACAAAGGATCGTTCAGGATGTTCAGGAAAAGTTTTTTGGCGCTAAAGTTGCGGAAGAACGATATAAGGCAAGTGAAAAAATAATTATTCAAAGCGAAAAAAACTTGAAATTGGCAGAAGGCCGGTTTGATACCGGCGTTGGCTCTGCGATTGAAGTTACTGATGCAAATTTCTCACTGGCCAATGCAAAGATCGACCGTACGACGGCGCTGTATAATTACCAGATTGAGCTGTCCCGATTTCAACGTTCGACAGGGACTATTAAGAAATAA